ACAACCGGCTGCTGCTCACCGCCGACAAGGTCAGCCGCCTGACCGCGGAACTGCAGGACGCCGACGGGCAGGCCACCGTCCTCGCCGAGGAGATCACCGAACTGCGGGACGCCCTGGAGGAGCACACCGGGGAACTCACCGCCACCGAGGAGGAACTGCGCACCGCCCTGGAGCAGGCCGAGGCGGCGAAATCCCTGTGGTACCGGCTGTCGACGGTGGCGGAGAAGAACTCCGCCACGCTGCGCATCGCCGCCGACCGGGCCGCCGATTCCGGGGTCGGCACCGAATGGACCGGGCAGGACCCCGCCGAGCTCGAGGCGCGTGCGGAGCAGGCGGAGGAGGAACAGGCCGCCCTCGACGAGGAGGTCGAGATCGCCACCGAACGCCTCGAGCAGGTCCGCGAGGAGGTCGAGGACCGGGCGGAGGCCGCCCGCGAGGCCGAACACGAGCACATGGCCCAGGTCCGGGCGGTCGCCGACCGGCGGGAGGGCATCGTGCGGCTGTTGTCGCAGCAGGACGCCCTGGCCCAGCGCCGGACCGCGGCCGACAATGAGCTGGAGCGGCTGGAACAGGCCCTCGTCGACCAGCGCGGCGCCCTCGAGGAGGCGTCCGACCCCGGGGCACTCGAACAGCTCGACGAGGTCGAGGCGCAGGGTGGTGGACTGCAGGAGGCCGCCGACCGGGCGGCCGAGGAGTCCGCGGGGGCGGAGGCCCGGGTCGCCGAGCTGCGGGGGACCGAGCGGGACCTGGAGCGCACCATCGCCCGGGACGAGGCGAGTGTCGCCGCCTGGACCGACCGGCTGCGGCCCACCGACGGCGGCGAGATCGCGGTGACCACGGCGCGGGAGCTCGGTCTCGGCGAACTGGAACCGCTGGCCGGGCTGGTGACGGTCCGGGACGGCTGGGCGGCCGCCGTCGCCGCGGTGCTGCCGGAAGGACTCGTCGGCTCCACCGACGCCCGGGTGGTCGAGGCGCTCGTCGCCGCGGCGCAGGGCCGCTCCCTGCTCATGGACGGCACCGCCGGCAGCGACGGGCGGTTCGGATCCTCCTGGCGGCTCGACCGGCCGGACACGGCCGGGCCCACCGACTGGCTGCTCGACCACATCGACATCACCGCCGGCACCGACATCACCGCACCGTTGACCGCCCTGCTCGTCGACGTCGTCGCCGCCGACTCGGTCGACGAGGCACGCCGTACCGTCACCGACGACCCCCGGCTGCGCGCCGTGACCCGCGACGGCGTGCTCTGCGGGGCAGGCTGGGTGGCCGCCGGCTCCGGTGGGGCGTCCCCGGTCGAACTGAACACCCGCATCGCCGAGACCACCGCGGCCACCGACGCACGCCGGGCGGAACTGTCCGACCTGCAGGCCACCCTGCGCGGTGCGGAACAGGCCGCGGAGGAACTGCGCACCGCCGCCGCCTCGGCGAAGGCCGCCGTGCGGGACCACGCCACCCGGCTCCAGGCCGCCCGGCAGCGGGCCGAGGCCGCCTCGAAATCCGCGGAGCAGGCCGCCCGGCTGCTGGCGCGGGCCACCGAGCAGCGTGACGAGGCCGAACAGCGCCGCGAGAAACTCATCGCCGAGGCCGCGGAGGTCGACGACCGGCTGTCGCGGGTGGACGCCGAGGAGACCGGCGACGAACCCTCCACCGTCGAGCGGGACGCCACCGCCCAGGCCCTCACCCAGGCCCGCGCCATGGAGATGGAGGCCCGGCTGGGGCTGCGCACCGCCGAGGAACGTGCGGGCAGTCACCGTGGCCGGGCCGAGGGACTGCGCCGGCAGGCGCGGCAGGAGGCCGCCGCCCGCGCGCAGTTCGAGCAGGCCGCCGAACGCCGCCGCCGGGCCCGCGAACGCGCCGAGGTGGTGCACGCCCAGGCCCGCCGGGTCGAACTGCGGATCCGGGACGCCCTGGCACGGTCGGAGGAGGCCCGGCAGCACACCGCCGAGGCCCACCGGCAGTGGCAGGCGGCCCTGTCGCAGCGCAAGGACAAGGTCGACAGCCTGACCCTGCGCCTCAACCACCTCACCGACAAGTCCCACCAGGCCGAACTCGCCCGCAGTCAGGCGCAGCTGCGCATCGAGCAGGCGCTGGAACAGGCGACCGAGCAACTGGGCATGTCCGCCGCCCAGCTGCTCGCCGAGGCCCCCGGCGAGGACTTCGACCGGGAGGCCGCGGCCAAGGAGCTCAAGGCGGCGGAGAAGTCGCTGCGGTCCCTCGGCAAGGTCAACCCGTTGGCGCTCGAGGAGTACGCGGCGCTGGAGGAGCGCTACCAGTTCCTGTCGACCCAGCTCGACGACGTCGAGCGGGCCCGCGGCGACCTCGAGGGCGTCATCCAGGATGTGGACGCCACGATCCTCCAGCTGTTCACCGACGCCTGGCACGACGTCGCGGAGGAGTTCCCGCACGTCTTCGACACCCTGTTCCCCGGTGGTGCCGGACGCCTGTTCCTCACCGACCCCGACGACATGCTCACCACCGGCATCGAGGTGGAGGCGCGTCCGCCGGGCAAGAAGGTCAAGCGGCTGTCACTGCTGTCCGGCGGGGAGAAGTCGTTGACCGCCCTGGCGCTGCTCGTCGCGATCTTCCGCGCCCGCCCCAGCCCGTTCTACGTCATGGACGAGGTCGAGGCGGCCCTCGACGACGTCAACCTGCGCCGCCTCATCGCCCTGTTCGAGGAGCTGCGGGAGGACAGTCAGCTCATCGTCATCACGCACCAGAAGCCCACCATGGACGTGGCGAACGTGCTCTACGGCGTGACGATGCGCGGGGACGGGGTGACCCGTGTGATCTCCCAGCGGATGCATCCGGCGCCCGCCGGGGCCGCGGTCTCCGACCCGTCCTAGAATGGGCGACCGTGACGTCTCAGAGCCCCACTGCCAGCCCTGCCCTTTCCCCCATCGCCGACCTGTCCGACACCCTCCTCGCGTGGGCCTCCGGGACCGAGGTCGACCTCGCCCGTCGACTCGGTGAGGTCGAGGTCTTCGTCGACCTCGACATCACCGGTGACGAACTCGAGCGGATCACGACGTTCTACGGGACGTTCCTGTCCCGGCAGATCGCCGCGGGCGGTGACGAGGCCGCACTGCTGGCGACCTGCCCGGCCCTGACCGCGACGACGCTGCTGTTCCGCGCCGCCCGGCTCAACGTCGTCGACGAACTGCCCGCCGAGTTCTGGTCCGGCCTCGGCCTGACCCCCACGCCGGAGCGCATCGCGCTGGTGGACGCCGACCACTACGCCGGCCTGCTCACCGCCGCCGGGCTCGACCCGGTGGACAGTGCGGTGGCGGGGCCGGACGGTGACCGCGGCCGCCTGTTCGCCCACATCGGGCTCGCCAGTGACTGGATCCCCGAGCTCATCGAACTCATCGACACCCGCCGGCTCGACGGCACCGCGGCGCAGGACGCGACCGCCGAGGCCGCCGCGGTCGTCGGCGTCCTCGCCGCCGAATCCGTCCAGGCCGGCCCGCTGTGCGCGGTGCTGCCGGACCTGGCGGCCCGCCTCATCGCCCCGGTCGTCACCGTCGTGCGCTACGCCGCCGGCCACCCTGACCACTGGCGCCACGGCCTCGCCGGTGCGGGGGCCGGCACGGTCCCGGGCAGCGACCTGCGCGTGCCCCGGCTGATCCTCGAGGACGTCCTCGAGGAGCTGCGGGAGCGCCCCGCCGGCACGACCGCCCGCCGCCACCGGGTGGGCGTCGGCACCCGGGAGGACCAGCCCCGGCTCGCCCTGGATCTCGCCCGGCAGCGCACCGTCCTGCGGCTGCCCGCCGTCCCGCTGGAGGAGGGGCGGACCGAGGTGCGCTGGCACATCGACGTGGCCGGACGCCCCGCCGGTTTCCGCACCCGGGTCGCCGAGACCCCGGCCGATCCGGTGGAGGGGGAGACCTCCGTCGCCCGGCCGGTGACCAGCGTGCTCGACATCCCGGTGCGCCGCCCGGTCCGGGAGATCGGCGTCCGCGACCTCAGCCACGACGAGTCCTGGGTGCTCAGCGGTGTCGACGAGGACGACCCGGTGCTCGTGTTCACCCGCCGCGGCACCGAACTCACCGACCGGGTCTCGCTGCACCACGCCCGGGTCCTCGTGGTCTGCCCGGCGGACTCGACCGCGGTCGACCCGGTCAACGACACGACGATCCCGGTGGTCTCCGAGCGACCGCTGAAGACCTGGGACGGCTGGGTCATCCGCGACCTCGACCTCGCGGCGGCCACGTCCCTGTACATCGAGCGCCCGGGCGTCCCGCGGCCGGCGATGGGGACGCTGCGCTGCGTGGACGCCCGGCAGCGTGTGTGGTTCCGTGAGCCCGATGAGCCGGTCGCCGGACTGCGCTCCCTCGGCGGGTTGCCGGTCCACGCCGAGAGCCTGCAGGCGGTGTTCCCGCCGACGGTCTCCGGCGCCCCGGAGATCTGGTTCCTGTCCGTCAGCTCCTGGGCCGGCCCCGACGAGACCGGGGAGGAGGTCACCGAGGAGGAGCCGCTGGAGGTCCCCGCCGAGGGCGGCATGTTCGAGGTCTTCGACCCGGAGGCCTACGACACCCCGTGGGTCGGCGAGTACCTCGTGCGGCTGCGCGGCCCGCGCAGCGAGTCCTTCCGCCACGAGTACGCCGTCGTCGAGGGACTCGACGTCGAGGCCCCAGAGTCACCGCGGCTGGCGAAGACCGCCGGCCTGTCGCCGGTGACCGTGACCTTCCACGGCGGTGAGAAGCCGCTCATCATCCCCCGGTCGGTGGACCTGACCCCGACCGAGAAGTCCGTCCAGGTCGTCGCCGAGACCGACGCCGGCGATGCCCTTCCGCTGGTCGTCGAGCCGCCGCGGCTGCGCTACCAGCTCATGCTCCAGGGTGAGGACCCGATGTGGCGCACCGAGTCGGTGACCGTCTCCGCCAGCGGCCTGGACACCCGCACCCGGTTCCGCATCCGCCCGGGCATGGCCGTCGAATCGCCGCGGCTGGTCGTCCGCGACCGGCACGGCTCCCCGCTGCGGACCCTGCGGCTCGGCACCGTCGACGACGTCACCTGGTCGGTCGCCCTGTCCCCGCTGGCCGGACTGCTCCCGCAGCTGCGGGAGGGTTCCTGTGAGCTCGAATTCGTCGCGGACGGTCGCAGCCACAGCGTCCGGGTCGCGACCCTGCGGCCCGCCGTCGAGCGCACCGCCGAGCTCACCGACGGCGTCCTGACGATCACGCCCGCCCCGGCCGGCGGTGTGTGGATCTGGCCGTTGACCGCCCCCTGGCAGTCTGCGGCGACCGTCGATTTCGGCGGGTCGGAGACCGCCGCCGTCCCGGCGGACCTCGTCGACGCCGGACCGCTGAGCGTCCAGCTGTTCAACCGGGACCGGTTCAGCCCGCTGTACCCGCCGGCCGCGCCCGGCCCCGCCGCCCTGCGCGTCGAGGCCGCCGGGTACGCCCACTCCGACGACGGTGGCCCGTGGACGCGCCTGTCCGCGTTCATCGCCGGGGAGTCCGACGAAGCCCCGGATGATCCGGACGTGCTCACCACCCTGTGGGACGTGCTCGCCGGCTGGCTGTCGGGCAAGGCGACGGCCGCCGCCGGGGAGGCGATGCGGGCCGCGCTCGGCCGCCACCCGCGGGAGTCCCTCCACGCCATGTCACGGTCCCTGGTGCCGTCGACCGACCGCCCCGCCCAGTTCATCCTGTCGGGTCTGGTGGACGCCCCCATGGTCGCCGAGGAGGGCAGGCCGGTCACCGGCATCGCCTGGATCGCGGCCCTGGAGACCCTCGGTGAGCTCGCCGCCACCTCCGACGACGAGATCACCGCGCGTCGGGCCATCGTCCGCCGGCTCAGCGGCATCGGCGGACCGGAGCTGTCGAAGACGGTGGAGTCCGGCCGGGACGCCACCCTGGAGACCTCCTGCATCGACGCGACGACGGTGCAGATCGCCCACCTGTCCGAGGAACAGCAGGAGGCCGTGCTCGGCGCCTTCTTCGCCGGCTCGCAGGTCGTGCCCGGTGCCCTGTCGGAGGGCAACTCGCGGCTGATCGCGGTGTTCGAGGCCTTCCGCCACCGTGACGAACTCAATGAGCTGCTCGCCGACCCGGAGCTGCTGCGCGTCGCGCTGTCCCTGCTGCGCCGCATCAAGCAGACGAACCGGCAGCTGTACACCTCGGCGCGTGTGCGCTTCGACCGGCTCGACAACGTCGACACGGACGCCGCCGCCAACCGGTGGGCGCTCGCCCCGGTCATCAGCATGATCCTCGCCCTCGCCGCGCGGCTGCGCGCCCACGGACGGCTCGGGTCGCTGGGCCAGCTGCGCGACGCCTATCCCGGGTGGGCGGAACTCGCCCGCGTGGTCCCCGACCTGGTGACCGGCGACATCGTCTCCGCCGACGCCATGGTGCTCGGCGTCTTCGGTCCCGACGAACCGGAGACCGACGACTAGCCGGTCACCCCGTGGCGCCCGGGCAGCCGGGGCTGCCCGGGGCGGGCGGGGCTGGCACGGCGAAAAGTGACGGTCCGCCACTTTTGATTCCGTTGTCGCAGGGGCGGCACTGGGGCAGGATTGACGGTATGACCTCCCCATCCCCGACCTCACCGGCCGTCGGCCGCGTCCCCCGGGCCATCGGAATAGCGCTGTGCAGCTACGCCCTGCTGGGCGTCCTCCTCGTCATCCTCGGCTACATCGACCACGGTGTCCGGGGTCTGCGGACCGATCTCGGTCTGCTCGTCCTCCCGCTTCCGGCGTCCTTCGCCTGGTGCGTCGCCCTGGTCTTCCTCGGCGGCGCACTCCTCGCGGCGAAACGGACCGCCTGGGTGATCTCCGTCGGCCTCCTGCTGCTGCTCAACCTCGCCAACCTCGGACTCCTGGCCTACGTGCTCGGCAACGGCGGCTCCGACGACATGTCGGCGCTCGAGGACAGCAGCCTGCCGGCGGTGGTCACCGGGAACCTCCGGGAACTCTACGGGGACCGCTGGATCCTGTTCATCATCGGCTGCGTCGTCGAACTCCTGCTGCTCATCGTCCTGCTCGCCGCCGGACGCAGCTTCCGCGCCCGGACCCGCCGGGGGGCGGTCCTGCGGGGTATCGGCGCCTGGCTCGCCGGCGTCGTCTGCGCCGGCGTGGTCGGTGCGGTACTCGTCGCGCTCTGGCCCGGCGGCCTCCACGGCGCCGACCGGTGGTGGTGGGTGGTCGACCATGCGGTGGGGGTGGCGGTCACCGACCACAACCTCGCCGGCAGCGGACCCTCGGGCATCATCCGCCTCATCGTCTCGGTCATCTCCGCACTCGCTGTCATCGCCGGCGCGATGACGCTCCTGCGGTCCCGCAGCGACCGCAACGCGCTGACCGCCACCGAGGAGGAGATCCTCCGTGCCATGACGGCGCGCTACAACACGACCGACTCGTTGGCCTACTTCGCCCTCCGTCACGACAAGTCCGTCATCTTCGCCCCCGACGGCCGGTCCGCGGTGACCTACCGGGTCGAGAACGGGGTGTGCCTGGCCTCCGCCGACCCGCTCGGTGACCCCGGGGTCTGGGATGAGGCGATCTCGGCGTGGACGGCCATGGCGGCGTCCTACGGCTGGACCACCGCGGTGATGGGTGCCTCGGAGACCGGCGCCGCCGCCTACGGCCGGCACGGCCTCACCGCCCTGCACCTCGGCGATGAGGCGGTGCTCAACGCCGACGACCTGCACCTGTCCGCCCCGGAGTTCCGGGCGCTGCGGCAGGCGGTCGCCCGCGCCCGACGGGCCGGGATCACCGTGCGGGCCCGCCGCCACCGCGACCTCACCGACGACGAGCTCCGGCTCGCCGAAGAACGCGCCAACCTCTGGCGGGACACCACCGACGAGCGCGGTTTCTCCATGGCACTGGGACGCCTCGGTGACCCCGGGGACGGCGACTGCGTCCTCGTCGAGGCGCTGCTCGACGACGAGGTCGTCGCCGAACTCTCCCTGGTGCCGTGGGGGACCGACGGACTGTCGCTCGACCTCATGCGCCGCAGCCCCGCCGCACCCAACGGCACCGTCGAGACGATGGTCGTCGACCTCGTCCTCGGCCAGGCGACCACGACCGGCAGCACGATCGAACCGCGGCGGGTGTCGCTGAACTTCGCCGTCTTCCGCAGCATCTTCGCCACCGAGAACCAGATCGGCGTCAACCCGCTGACCCGGCTGACCCGGCGCATCCTCGTCTTCTTCTCCCGGTGGTGGCAGATGGAGGCCCTCTACCGGTCGAACGAGAAGTACAACCCGCAGTGGGTCCCGCGGTTCATCTGCTACGGCGAGAGCGCCTCGGTGCTGCGGGTCGCCGTGGCGTCCGGGATGGCCGAGGGGTTCATGCCCGACCTGTCCACCCTGCCGGGACTGCGCCAGCTGACCGCCCGTCGCCCGCACCGGGACCCCGACCCGTCGCCGGCGGTGCGCCGGGCCCTCGACCTCGTCCCGGTCTGGCAGGAGGAGACCGCCAACCCGCCACGGCCGGCGCGGCGGGTGCCCGAGCAGGTCGCGGTGCGGATCGCCACCGCACAGCGGATGCGGGACGCCGGGACCGAACCCTGGCCGGTCACCACCGCCCCCACCGCGGGCTGCGGGGACATCAGCGACCGGAGCGCCGGCCCCGGAACCACCGTCACCGTCGCCGGCCGGGTCATGGGACGCCGCCGTTTCGGCGGTGTGGTCTTCCTCGACCTGCAGGACCTCACCGGCCGGTGCCAGATCCTGCTGGAACGCGACCGGCCGGCCTCACTCGCCGGACTGCGCGACCTCGACCTCGCCGACCTGGTCCAGGTCACCGGGACCGTCGGGACCTCGCGCACCGGCACCCCCTCGGTCCTCGCCGACACGGTCACCGTCGAAGCCAAGGCACTGCACCCCCTGCCGGACACCCGGTCCGGGCTCACCGACCCCGAGACGCGGCTGCGCAACCGCCACCTCGACATGACCGTCAACCCGGAGCTGAGCCGACGCCTGCGGGCCCGGGGTGCGGTCCTCGGGGCGATCCGCAGCGAACTCGGCGGCGACGGCTACCTCGAGGTCGAGACCCCGATCCTGCAGAAGACCCACGGTGGCGCGGCGGCCCGACCGTTCCTCACCAGGTCGAACGCCTACAACATGGACCTCTACCTGCGCATCGCCCCCGAGCTGTACCTCAAGCGGCTGCTGTGCGGCGGGCTTGACCGGGTGTACGAACTCGGCCGGGACTTCCGCAACGAGGGAGTGGACGCGACCCACAACCCCGAGTTCACGGTGCTGGAGGCCTACCGGACCCACTCCGACTACCGGGACATGATGGACCTGACCCGGCGGCTCATCCAGGC
This is a stretch of genomic DNA from Corynebacterium nuruki S6-4. It encodes these proteins:
- the smc gene encoding chromosome segregation protein SMC — translated: MYLKSLTLKGFKSFASATTLKLEPGICAVVGPNGSGKSNVVDALAWVMGEQGAKTLRGGKMEDVIFAGAGDRKPLGRAEVTLTIDNSDGALPIEYSEVSVTRRMFRDGASEYEINGAKARLMDIQELLSDSGIGREMHVIVGQGRLAQILESRPEERRAYIEEAAGVLKHRRRREKAQRKLVSMQGNLDRLHDLTDELGKQLKPLARQAETAQRAEQVQATIRNNRLLLTADKVSRLTAELQDADGQATVLAEEITELRDALEEHTGELTATEEELRTALEQAEAAKSLWYRLSTVAEKNSATLRIAADRAADSGVGTEWTGQDPAELEARAEQAEEEQAALDEEVEIATERLEQVREEVEDRAEAAREAEHEHMAQVRAVADRREGIVRLLSQQDALAQRRTAADNELERLEQALVDQRGALEEASDPGALEQLDEVEAQGGGLQEAADRAAEESAGAEARVAELRGTERDLERTIARDEASVAAWTDRLRPTDGGEIAVTTARELGLGELEPLAGLVTVRDGWAAAVAAVLPEGLVGSTDARVVEALVAAAQGRSLLMDGTAGSDGRFGSSWRLDRPDTAGPTDWLLDHIDITAGTDITAPLTALLVDVVAADSVDEARRTVTDDPRLRAVTRDGVLCGAGWVAAGSGGASPVELNTRIAETTAATDARRAELSDLQATLRGAEQAAEELRTAAASAKAAVRDHATRLQAARQRAEAASKSAEQAARLLARATEQRDEAEQRREKLIAEAAEVDDRLSRVDAEETGDEPSTVERDATAQALTQARAMEMEARLGLRTAEERAGSHRGRAEGLRRQARQEAAARAQFEQAAERRRRARERAEVVHAQARRVELRIRDALARSEEARQHTAEAHRQWQAALSQRKDKVDSLTLRLNHLTDKSHQAELARSQAQLRIEQALEQATEQLGMSAAQLLAEAPGEDFDREAAAKELKAAEKSLRSLGKVNPLALEEYAALEERYQFLSTQLDDVERARGDLEGVIQDVDATILQLFTDAWHDVAEEFPHVFDTLFPGGAGRLFLTDPDDMLTTGIEVEARPPGKKVKRLSLLSGGEKSLTALALLVAIFRARPSPFYVMDEVEAALDDVNLRRLIALFEELREDSQLIVITHQKPTMDVANVLYGVTMRGDGVTRVISQRMHPAPAGAAVSDPS
- the lysX gene encoding bifunctional lysylphosphatidylglycerol synthetase/lysine--tRNA ligase LysX; amino-acid sequence: MTSPSPTSPAVGRVPRAIGIALCSYALLGVLLVILGYIDHGVRGLRTDLGLLVLPLPASFAWCVALVFLGGALLAAKRTAWVISVGLLLLLNLANLGLLAYVLGNGGSDDMSALEDSSLPAVVTGNLRELYGDRWILFIIGCVVELLLLIVLLAAGRSFRARTRRGAVLRGIGAWLAGVVCAGVVGAVLVALWPGGLHGADRWWWVVDHAVGVAVTDHNLAGSGPSGIIRLIVSVISALAVIAGAMTLLRSRSDRNALTATEEEILRAMTARYNTTDSLAYFALRHDKSVIFAPDGRSAVTYRVENGVCLASADPLGDPGVWDEAISAWTAMAASYGWTTAVMGASETGAAAYGRHGLTALHLGDEAVLNADDLHLSAPEFRALRQAVARARRAGITVRARRHRDLTDDELRLAEERANLWRDTTDERGFSMALGRLGDPGDGDCVLVEALLDDEVVAELSLVPWGTDGLSLDLMRRSPAAPNGTVETMVVDLVLGQATTTGSTIEPRRVSLNFAVFRSIFATENQIGVNPLTRLTRRILVFFSRWWQMEALYRSNEKYNPQWVPRFICYGESASVLRVAVASGMAEGFMPDLSTLPGLRQLTARRPHRDPDPSPAVRRALDLVPVWQEETANPPRPARRVPEQVAVRIATAQRMRDAGTEPWPVTTAPTAGCGDISDRSAGPGTTVTVAGRVMGRRRFGGVVFLDLQDLTGRCQILLERDRPASLAGLRDLDLADLVQVTGTVGTSRTGTPSVLADTVTVEAKALHPLPDTRSGLTDPETRLRNRHLDMTVNPELSRRLRARGAVLGAIRSELGGDGYLEVETPILQKTHGGAAARPFLTRSNAYNMDLYLRIAPELYLKRLLCGGLDRVYELGRDFRNEGVDATHNPEFTVLEAYRTHSDYRDMMDLTRRLIQAAAAAVHGSPKVVGPDGDLVDISGDWPVVSVYGALTDALTGELTARGRTPEPGWQLTPSTPVEELRAIADIIGFDYRTEWDHGYLVEELYGDYVEDRTTTPTFYADFPVSTSPLTRPHRSIAGVVERWDLVAWGTELGTAYTELTDPLLQRERLEAQSLLAAGGDPEAMEVDEDFLRALEFGMPPTGGMGIGIDRLIMLIVGGSIRDVLAFPTTR